The Populus alba chromosome 6, ASM523922v2, whole genome shotgun sequence genome contains a region encoding:
- the LOC118053419 gene encoding YTH domain-containing protein ECT4 has protein sequence MDDHPSSRDYLSPPPGESLTNRDNSLMEQPLSPKDERIVSVNPSPEAAVIKRPQLSATVAPDLTIVPPPQLNVYDYSSHDQAMAAYAGYGNNTGIWDGYSQHLNAADGMHLSPIIYNDNQSLMYHSGYGFNPDMGHGQYSPMATPLTPIMLDGQLYSPQQVPFSQFYHPDVPSSGPLGSSELMSFESNSGNSFFGPGSGYLVHYGSFGGGNMSGAPGSDSLTSPSAYPQPMGILGPYEHQVAQGSQQRSLHGYGYTSSSPAGHYQHGGSFQSSSFAGGSISYAGANDRTRVGLDKGRRRDRDQDSMYSSNDPFGFDRNRGPRASKLKGKNATEQLSSSGNGKGNSASSGIQLDLYNQLDFVTDYKDAKFFIIKSFSEDNVHKSIKYSVWASTPHGNKKIDAAYREAKEKEGNCPVFLLFSVNASGQFCGVAEMVGPVDFEKDAEYWQQDRWNGQFPVQWHIVKDVPNSRFRHILLENNDNKPATHSRDSQEVKLEQGIEMLKIFKDHDAPTSILDDFDFYDQCERALKERKAKQQPSLKVGGAGLLADDTINQMSDFLAQSLKLDDVNKEPAAREEVASLGPGMEVLPANNCNTAVELANNSNIVVSKAEDSSNLNLSPALKSKEGSGEYQD, from the exons ATGGACGACCACCCATCCTCTCGGGATTATCTTTCCCCTCCCCCTG GAGAATCACTCACTAATCGCGATAATTCTTTGATGGAGCAg CCACTTTCGCCCAAAGATGAAAGGATTGTTTCGGTGAATCCTTCCCCGGAAGCAGCCGTCATAAAACGCCCACAATTATCTGCTACTGTTGCTCCAGATCTTACCATTGTTCCACCACCGCAACTCAATGTTTATGATTATTCCTCACATGACCAAGCAATGGCAGCTTATGCTG GTTATGGCAATAACACTGGTATTTGGGATGGGTATTCTCAACATCTTAATGCGGCCGATGGAATGCATTTATCTCCG ATTATATACAATGATAATCAATCTCTTATGTATCATTCCGGATATGGCTTTAATCCTGATATGGGACACGGGCAATATTCTCCTATGGCTACGCCTCTAACTCCTATAATGCTAGATGGCCAGTTATACTCTCCACAACAGGTCCCATTCTCCCAATTTTACCATCCAGATGTGCCCTCATCAGGTCCTCTAGGCTCATCTGAGCTAATGTCATTTGAAAGCAATAGTGGCAACTCCTTTTTTGGACCAGGATCAGGTTACTTGGTACATTATGGATCATTTGGTGGGGGGAACATGTCCGGGGCTCCTGGCTCTGATTCCTTAACATCTCCATCTGCTTATCCTCAACCAATGGGCATACTCGGGCCATATGAGCACCAAGTTGCACAG GGTTCTCAGCAAAGATCATTGCATGGATATGGATATACATCATCTTCCCCTGCTGGACATTACCAGCATGGTGGCTCTTTTCAGAGCTCTAGTTTTGCCGGTGGTTCAATTTCTTATGCAGGGGCTAATGACCGGACACGAGTTGGACTTGATAAAGGCAGGAGGAGAGACAGAGACCAGGACTCCATGTATTCTTCTAATGATCCTTTTGGTTTTGACCGTAATCGAGGACCAAGGGCTTCAAAGCTTAAGGGAAAGAATGCCACTGAACAGCTTTCCTCCTCTGGTAATGGCAAAGGCAATTCAGCTAGCTCTGGGATTCAGCTTGATTTATATAACCAGCTAGATTTTGTCACTGATTACAAGGATGCCAAGTTCTTTATAATCAAGTCTTTCAGTGAAGATAATGTTCATAAAAGTATTAAATATAGTGTTTGGGCAAGCACTCCACACGggaacaaaaaaattgatgctgCTTATCGTGAAGCAAAGGAGAAAGAAGGAAACTGTCcagtctttcttttgttttcg GTCAATGCTAGTGGACAGTTTTGTGGAGTAGCGGAAATGGTTGGACCCGTAGACTTTGAGAAGGATGCTGAATATTGGCAGCAAGATAGATGGAATGGCCAGTTCCCAGTCCAGTGGCATATCGTTAAAGATGTTCCCAATAGTCGTTTCCGGCACATACTACTtgaaaacaatgataataagcCTGCTACTCATAGTCGAGATTCTCAAGAG GTGAAACTAGAACAGGGTATTGAGATGTTGAAAATCTTCAAGGATCATGATGCACCTACATCTATCCTGGATGATTTTGACTTTTATGATCAATGTGAGAGAGCTTTGAAGGAAAGGAAGGCCAAACAGCAACCTAGTTTGAAAGTAGGTGGTGCAGGTTTGCTCGCTGATGATACCATAAATCAAATGTCTGATTTTCTTGCGCAATCTCTCAAGTTGGATGATGTTAATAAAGAACCAGCAGCCAGAGAAGAGGTTGCTAGCTTAGGACCTGGTATGGAGGTCTTACCGGCTAATAATTGCAATACTGCCGTGGAACTTGCTAACAATTCCAACATCGTGGTTTCAAAAGCTGAAGATTCCAGCAACCTTAACTTGTCTCCTGCCTTAAAGTCAAAAGAGGGTAGTGGCGAGTACCAGGATTAA
- the LOC118053420 gene encoding protein DAY-LENGTH-DEPENDENT DELAYED-GREENING 1, chloroplastic, translated as MTTSIVLCNSLSFNTNHNQTPLRNRNLFTKSSSFLLQLSNRRRRFCGVFPKAKKNGKNQSKRRRSWWRRFFFDEDGNWFGLKDEDLLDAEADFSENSSDEELSEEEKFEAWKRRAEAIVELREAQEDMLNEDSRRWEDWIVDYGANGLDDASNGSWWSQDFDGNGGIGNGGSVEDARSDPTDLVPEKGFVESVRDLVLGREEEDLLYEDRVFRYASLNSAKFLAVLIIIPWALDFAVHDYVLMPFLDRYVKTVPLAAQMLDVRKSQKLEMIKELKVEKARLLLEVEIGKSPPLSDEEEWWELRHKALELRDDWRLENRRSFANIWSDMVFGISIFILLYFNQSKVALLKFTGYKILNNVTDIGKAFLIILITDIFLGYHSESGWQTLLDVIVEHYGLEVDQSAITIFICLVPVVIDACVKLWLFKYLPRLSPRVANIFREMKRH; from the exons ATGACCACTTCAATTGTGTTATGCAACAGCCTAAGCTTTAACACTAACCATAACCAAACCCCACTTAGGAACAGGAACTTATTTACCAAATCATCCAGTTTCTTACTCCAATTGAGTAATAGAAGGAGGAGATTTTGTGGGGTTTTTCCAAAAGCAAAGAAGAATGggaaaaatcaatctaaaagaAGGAGAAGTTGGTGGCGTAGGTTCTTTTTTGATGAAGATGGAAACTGGTTTGGATTAAAGGATGAAGATTTGCTTGATGCTGAGGCGGATTTTTCTGAGAATTCAAGTGATGAGGAGTTGTCCGAGGAAGAGAAGTTTGAGGCTTGGAAGAGGAGAGCTGAGGCAATTGTGGAGCTGAGAGAAGCACAAGAAGATATGTTGAATGAGGATAGCAGGAGGTGGGAGGATTGGATTGTGGATTACGGTGCTAATGGTCTTGATGATGCCAGTAATGGTTCTTGGTGGAGTCAAGATTTTGATGGAAATGGTGGAATTGGAAATGGGGGCTCAGTAGAGGATGCGCGGTCGGATCCTACTGACCTTGTACCTGAGAAAGGATTTGTTGAGTCTGTTAGAGATTTGGTTCTTGGCAGGGAAGAGGAGGATTTGCTCTATGAAGACCGTGTTTTCCGGTATGCCTCATTGAATTCG GCTAAGTTTTTGGCAGTATTGATAATCATACCCTGGGCCTTGGACTTTGCAGTTCATGATTATGTTCTCATGCCCTTCTTAGACAG ATATGTCAAGACTGTACCGCTTGCAGCGCAGATGCTTGATGTGAGAAAAAGTCAAAAACTTGAGATGATTAAGGAACTAAAAGTTGAGAAAGCAAGATTGCTGCTTGAGGTAGAGATTGGTAAATCTCCACCTCTTTCTGATGAGGAGGAATGGTGGGAACTACGGCATAAAGC TTTAGAGCTACGGGATGATTGGAGGTTAGAAAATCGTAGATCATTTGCCAACATATGGTCAGACATGGTATTTGGGATCtcaatcttcattcttttgtacTTCAATCAGAGTAAA GTAGCTTTGCTGAAATTTACAGGttataaaatactaaacaatGTTACAGATATTGGGAAGGCATTTCTAATCATACTTATCACAGATATTTTTTTGGG GTATCACTCCGAATCTGGTTGGCAGACCTTGCTGGATGTAATTGTTGAGCACTATGGACTTGAAGTTGACCAATCTGCTATCACCATTTTCATCTGCCTCGTTCCTGTCGTCATTGATGCATGTGTGAAGCTTTGG CTGTTCAAGTACCTACCAAGATTATCCCCAAGGGTGGCAAACATATTCCGTGAAATGAAGCGCCACTAG
- the LOC118053422 gene encoding uncharacterized protein, translating to MKSVVGMVVSNKMQKSVVVAVDRLFHHKLYNRYVKRTSKFMAHDENNLCNIGDRVRLDPSRPLSKRKNWVVAEILKKARIYVPPSAADNAASKTKGAEAPTSSTS from the exons atgAAGTCTGTGGTGGGGATGGTGGTGTCGAACAAGATGCAGAAGTCAGTGGTGGTGGCGGTGGACAGGCTGTTCCACCACAAACTCTACAATCGATACGTCAAGCGGACCTCCAAGTTCATGGCTCACGACGAAAACAACCTCTGCAATATCGGCGATCGA GTTAGATTGGATCCTTCGAGGCCGTTAAGCAAACGGAAAAATTGggttgttgctgaaattctCAAGAAAGCAAGGATATATGTGCCACCATCAGCAGCAGATAATGCTGCTTCGAAAACTAAAGGGGCGGAAGCACCAACTTCTTCGACCTCCTAA
- the LOC118053421 gene encoding LOW QUALITY PROTEIN: ethylene-responsive transcription factor ERF015-like (The sequence of the model RefSeq protein was modified relative to this genomic sequence to represent the inferred CDS: inserted 2 bases in 1 codon) produces the protein MDPCQSSAPPKKVRRGRNSGTYRGVRMRTWGKWVSEIRVSKNGQRIWLGSYDAPEKAARAYDAAQYCIRGECGQFNFPAERRPQLPSGPVDALSKKEIKAIAFNFASSNASVSPSVITPVETVEPSLPNLQVSSATGNAGNVEGYVPASASVPDLCSIDNLQLDDLLMLDXEWIDSL, from the exons ATGGATCCCTGTCAGTCCTCTGCTCCTCCTAAGAAAGTTCGACGAGGGAGAAATTCGGGAACTTACAGGGGTGTCAGAATGAGGACATGGGGCAAATGGGTTTCTGAAATAAGGGTTTCGAAGAATGGACAAAGGATATGGCTGGGTTCTTATGATGCCCCAGAGAAAGCAGCTCGAGCATATGATGCTGCCCAGTATTGTATTCGTGGTGAATGTGGGCAATTTAATTTTCCTGCTGAAAGAAGGCCACAACTTCCTAGTGGTCCAGTAGATGCCTTGTCCAAGAAGGAAATAAAGGCTATTGCCTTTAACTTTGCTTCGTCAAATGCATCAGTGTCTCCCTCTGTGATAACTCCGGTGGAAACGGTTGAACCATCCTTGCCCAATTTGCAGGTTTCAAGTGCAACTGGAAATGCAGGTAATGTGGAGGGTTATGTTCCAGCTAGTGCGTCAGTACCAGATTTATGTTCAATAGACAATTTACAATTGGATGATTTACTAATGCTGGA AGAATGGATAGACTCCCTCTAG
- the LOC118053423 gene encoding 3-ketoacyl-CoA synthase 15, with product MAGEQELLSTEIVNRGIENSGPYAGSLNFSVRVRRGLPDFLNSINLKYVKLGYSYLLSPVFYFLTAPVLMVIFSAQIGKLFIWRDFCLKCDPIDALFVVGLLSLFIYIYLYFSPRSTYLVDFACYRPPNELKISKDEFIELAKKSGKFNGAAIEFQRRALKNSGIGDETYMPRIVFQPGHRITLKDGREEAATVMFGAVDDLLAATKIRPKDIKILIVNCGILNTTPSLSSMVINHYKLRHDIQNFNLGGMGCAAGIIAIDLAKDLLNAYPGCYALVVSTEAVSYTWYSGNDMDMLLPNCFFRLGAAAMLLSSCRLDRWRSKYELKQLVRTHKAMDNRSFKSIHLREDAERKQGLSVSKDLVEVGGHALKANITTLGPLVLPVSEQVHFFTNLLFKKKNRPYIPNYKLAFEHVCILATSKKVLDEIQKNLELTEEYMEASKKTLERFGNTSSSSVWYELAYLETNTRIKRGDRIWQLAFGSGFKCNSVVWKALGNVGKPKRSPWIQDSN from the exons ATGGCAGGAGAGCAGGAGTTATTATCCACTGAAATAGTGAACCGGGGCATAGAGAATTCTGGGCCATATGCTGGATCTTTGAATTTCTCTGTCAGGGTTCGACGAGGATTGCCGGATTTCCTCAACTCGATTAACTTGAAATATGTCAAGCTGGGATATTCCTATCTCCTTAGCCCTGTCTTTTATTTCCTAACAGCGCCAGTTCTCATGGTGATCTTCAGTGCTCAGATTGGAAAGCTCTTCATCTGGCGAGATTTCTGTCTAAAATGCGACCCCATTGATGCACTTTTCGTTGTGGGATTGTTgagtttatttatatacatttatctttattttagcCCTCGGTCTACTTATTTAGTCGACTTTGCTTGTTATCGTCCGCCAAATGAACTCAAG ATTTCGAAGGACGAATTCATCGAGTTGGCGAAGAAATCTGGCAAATTTAATGGTGCCGCCATAGAGTTTCAGCGCCGGGCTCTCAAGAACTCTGGCATCGGAGATGAGACCTACATGCCTAGAATAGTTTTTCAACCTGGACACAGGATAACACTGAAGGATGGCCGTGAAGAGGCAGCGACAGTCATGTTTGGAGCAGTAGATGACCTTCTTGCCGCCACAAAAATAAGGCCCAAGGACATAAAAATTCTTATTGTCAACTGTGGGATCCTAAATACTACCCCGTCACTCTCATCAATGGTAATAAATCACTACAAGCTTAGGCATGATATTCAAAACTTCAATCTCGGTGGCATGGGATGCGCTGCTGGCATTATAGCAATTGATCTAGCTAAAGACCTTCTGAATGCATATCCGGGATGCTATGCACTGGTGGTGAGCACAGAGGCGGTGAGCTATACATGGTACAGTGGCAATGATATGGATATGCTCCTTCCTAATTGTTTCTTCAGACTTGGCGCAGCAGCCATGCTTCTATCCAGTTGCCGCCTTGACCGATGGCGGTCTAAGTATGAACTGAAGCAG CTAGTTCGAACTCATAAAGCCATGGACAACAGAAGCTTCAAAAGCATACATCTAAGGGAAGATGCAGAACGAAAGCAAGGTCTGTCAGTTAGCAAGGATCTGGTTGAGGTGGGAGGCCATGCACTCAAGGCCAACATCACCACTCTAGGCCCTTTAGTCCTTCCTGTGTCTGAACAAGTTCATTTTTTCACTAATTTGCTCttcaagaagaaaaacagaCCGTACATTCCAAACTACAAGCTTGCTTTTGAGCATGTGTGCATCCTAGCAACTAGCAAAAAGGTGCTAGATGAAATACAGAAGAACTTGGAGCTTACAGAGGAATACATGGAAGCATCAAAGAAAACTTTGGAGCGATTTGGGAACACTTCGAGTAGCAGTGTCTGGTATGAACTCGCTTACTTGGAGACAAATACAAGGATCAAACGAGGTGATAGGATCTGGCAACTTGCTTTTGGTTCAGGGTTCAAGTGCAACAGTGTTGTTTGGAAGGCGCTTGGGAATGTTGGGAAGCCCAAGCGGAGTCCTTGGATTCAGGATTCTAACTGA
- the LOC118053426 gene encoding serine/threonine-protein kinase Aurora-3 — MAEDNKKSEPRRRGWSIADFEIGKPLGRGKFGRVYVAREVKSKYIVALKVIFKEQIDKYNIHHQLKREMEIQTSLSHPNILRLYGWFHDDQRVFMILEYAHGGELFKELRKCGYLSEQKAATYVASLANALAYCHEKDVIHRDIKPENLLLDHEGRLKIADFGWSVQSRSKRHTMCGTLDYLAPEMVENKAHDYAVDNWTLGILCYEFLYGAPPFEAESQRDTFRRIVKVDLTFPSTPPVSAEAKNLITRLLVKDSSKRLSLQKILEHPWIIKNANPMGSCAK, encoded by the exons ATGGCAGAAGACAATAAAAAGTCAGAGCCGCGGCGAAGGGGATGGTCGATAGCCGACTTCGAGATCGGAAAACCCTTAGGGAGAGGGAAATTTGGCCGGGTCTATGTAGCCAGGGAAGTGAAGAGCAAGTACATAGTGGCATTGAAGGTGATTTTCAAGGAACAAATCGACAAGTACAACATTCATCATCAATTGAAGAGGGAAATGGAGATTCAAACTAGTCTCAGTCACCCTAACATTCTCCGTCTCTACGGTTGGTTTCACGATGACCAACGCGTCTTCATGATTCTTGAATACGCTCACGGCGGTGAACTTTTTAAAGAGCTTAGAAAGTGCGGTTATCTCTCTGAGCAAAAAGCCGCCACG TATGTTGCGAGTCTGGCGAATGCATTGGCGTATTGTCATGAGAAGGATGTGATTCACAGAGATATAAAGCCTGAAAATTTGTTGCTTGATCACGAG GGTCGACTGAAAATTGCGGATTTCGGGTGGTCTGTGCAATCGAGGAGCAAAAGACACACTATGTGTGGAACTTTGGATTACTTGGCACCGGAAATGGTGGAGAATAAGGCTCATGATTACGCTGTTGATAACTGGACTTTGGGAATTCTTTGTTATGAGTTCCTCTATGGAGCTCCTCCCTTTGAGGCTGAGAGTCAGCGTGATACGTTCAGAAG GATTGTGAAGGTTGATCTTACTTTTCCTTCCACTCCTCCTGTCTCTGCAGAAGCAAAGAACCTCATCACCCGG CTTTTGGTCAAGGACTCTTCAAAGAGGCTGTCTCTTCAGAAGATCTTGGAGCACCCATGGATAATCAAGAATGCAAATCCAATGGGCAGCTGTGCTAAGTAG